A DNA window from Buttiauxella agrestis contains the following coding sequences:
- a CDS encoding ABC transporter substrate-binding protein encodes MQRKILPLMLLAAISASSFAATPPNTLIVAQGLDDIVSLDPAEANELSSIQTVPSLYQRLVQADRDDPAKVVAVLAESWQGDAANKKLTIKLRPDAKFSSGNPLRPEDVIFSYTRAVTLNKSPAFILNVLGWQPDNIASQLKKVDDHTLELHWTADVSPAVALNILSTPIASIVDEKAVSPNAKAGDFGNEWLKMHSAGSGPFKMRVYQPHQAIVLDANPTSPGDAPKVKNIIIKNVPDPAARRLLIQQGDADIARDLGADQTSALEGKPGVKVLSIPSAEQNYMVFNAGNNANPLLKNPALWEAARYLVDYEGITKDLLKGQYFIHQSFLPVGFAGALDNNPFKFDPAKAKEILAKAGIKDAHFTLDVENKPPFITIAQSMQASFAQGGVKIDLLPAAGSQVYARVRAKQHQAAIRLWIPDYFDAHSNASAFAYNDGKASTVAGLNGWQIPELNKQTLAAVAEADPAKRLDLYKKIQEEVQHNSPYVFVDQGKTQIVVRENVKGYQQGLNADMVYYDRVSK; translated from the coding sequence ATGCAAAGAAAAATACTGCCGTTAATGCTATTAGCTGCAATCTCCGCCAGCAGCTTTGCCGCCACACCGCCAAATACCTTGATTGTTGCCCAGGGGCTGGACGATATCGTCAGCCTTGACCCTGCTGAAGCGAATGAGCTGTCGAGCATTCAAACCGTGCCCAGTTTGTATCAGCGCCTGGTGCAGGCCGACCGTGATGACCCGGCGAAAGTGGTCGCGGTATTGGCAGAAAGCTGGCAGGGCGATGCGGCGAATAAAAAACTGACGATTAAACTGCGCCCGGATGCCAAATTCTCCTCGGGCAATCCGCTACGCCCGGAAGACGTTATCTTCTCGTATACCCGCGCGGTAACGCTCAACAAATCCCCGGCGTTTATTCTCAACGTGCTGGGCTGGCAGCCAGACAACATCGCCAGCCAGTTGAAAAAGGTCGATGACCACACGCTGGAATTACACTGGACGGCAGACGTTAGCCCGGCGGTTGCGCTGAATATTCTCTCCACGCCGATTGCCTCTATCGTGGATGAAAAAGCGGTTTCCCCGAACGCCAAAGCCGGCGACTTCGGCAACGAATGGCTGAAGATGCACTCAGCGGGCAGCGGCCCGTTCAAAATGCGCGTTTACCAGCCGCATCAGGCGATTGTGCTGGATGCCAACCCAACATCACCGGGCGATGCGCCAAAAGTTAAAAACATCATTATCAAAAACGTGCCAGACCCGGCCGCTCGCCGCCTGCTGATTCAGCAAGGGGATGCCGATATTGCCCGTGATTTAGGTGCGGATCAGACCAGCGCGCTGGAAGGCAAACCGGGCGTGAAAGTGTTGAGTATTCCGTCTGCCGAGCAGAATTACATGGTGTTCAACGCCGGTAACAATGCCAATCCGCTGTTGAAAAACCCGGCCCTGTGGGAAGCGGCTCGCTACCTGGTCGACTACGAAGGCATCACTAAAGACTTGCTGAAAGGCCAGTATTTTATCCACCAGAGCTTCCTGCCGGTGGGCTTTGCTGGGGCATTGGATAACAATCCATTCAAATTTGACCCGGCAAAAGCGAAAGAAATTCTCGCGAAAGCAGGCATCAAAGATGCGCACTTCACGCTGGACGTGGAAAACAAACCGCCGTTTATCACCATCGCGCAGTCTATGCAGGCAAGCTTTGCCCAGGGCGGCGTGAAGATTGATCTTCTGCCAGCCGCAGGCAGCCAGGTCTACGCTCGCGTTCGTGCCAAACAGCACCAGGCGGCGATTCGTTTGTGGATCCCGGATTACTTTGACGCTCACTCAAATGCGAGTGCTTTTGCCTATAACGACGGTAAAGCGAGCACCGTGGCAGGCTTAAACGGCTGGCAAATTCCTGAGTTGAATAAGCAAACTCTGGCGGCTGTCGCCGAAGCAGACCCGGCAAAACGCCTGGATCTGTATAAGAAAATCCAGGAAGAAGTGCAGCATAACTCGCCGTATGTGTTTGTTGATCAGGGCAAAACCCAAATAGTTGTGCGTGAAAACGTGAAGGGTTATCAGCAAGGTTTGAATGCGGATATGGTGTATTACGATCGCGTCAGTAAATAA
- the proP gene encoding glycine betaine/L-proline transporter ProP, translated as MLKRKKKVRPIKVSDVTIIDDSRLKKAITAASLGNAMEWFDFGVYGFVAYALGKVFFPDASPSVQMIAALGTFSVPFLIRPLGGLFFGMLGDKYGRQKILSITIIIMSLSTFCIGLIPSYATIGIWAPILLLLAKMAQGFSVGGEYTGASIFVAEYSPDRKRGFMGSWLDFGSIAGFVCGAGVVVLITAIVGEANFLEWGWRLPFFLALPLGIIGLYLRHALEETPAFQQHIEKLEQGDKEGLAEGPKVSFKEIATKHWRSLLTCVGIVISTNVTYYMLLTYMPSYLSHNLHYSEEHGVLIIIAIMIGMLFVQPMIGLLSDRYGRRPFIVFGSVALLVLAIPAFILINSNVLGLIFAGLLILAVVLNCFTGVMASTLPAMFPTHIRYSALASAFNISVLVAGVTPTVAAWLVESTENLMMPAYYLMVVAAIGLITGLTMKETANKPLKGATPAASDIAEAREIVQEHHDNIEQKIEDIDREIEELQAKRTNLVDQHPRINE; from the coding sequence ATGTTAAAAAGGAAAAAGAAAGTCAGACCTATTAAGGTCAGTGACGTCACCATCATCGACGATAGCCGTCTGAAAAAGGCGATTACCGCGGCATCGCTTGGCAATGCGATGGAATGGTTTGATTTCGGCGTGTACGGCTTTGTTGCTTACGCCCTCGGTAAGGTTTTCTTCCCGGATGCCAGCCCAAGTGTGCAGATGATCGCCGCACTGGGTACGTTTTCCGTTCCCTTCCTGATTCGCCCGTTGGGTGGCCTGTTCTTCGGTATGCTCGGCGATAAATACGGCCGTCAGAAGATTCTGTCCATCACCATCATCATTATGTCATTGAGTACCTTCTGTATTGGCCTGATTCCGTCGTACGCGACAATTGGAATCTGGGCGCCAATCCTGTTGTTACTTGCGAAAATGGCGCAAGGGTTCTCAGTGGGTGGTGAATACACCGGTGCTTCAATCTTTGTTGCGGAATACTCACCAGACCGTAAACGCGGCTTTATGGGCAGCTGGCTGGACTTCGGTTCGATAGCCGGTTTCGTCTGTGGCGCGGGCGTCGTGGTGCTGATTACCGCGATTGTCGGTGAAGCGAACTTCCTCGAATGGGGCTGGCGTCTGCCGTTCTTCCTGGCGTTGCCATTAGGCATTATCGGCCTGTATCTGCGCCATGCGCTGGAAGAGACTCCTGCGTTCCAGCAACACATCGAAAAACTCGAACAAGGCGATAAAGAAGGTCTGGCTGAAGGCCCGAAAGTCTCCTTCAAAGAGATTGCGACGAAACACTGGCGCAGCCTGCTGACCTGTGTCGGCATCGTTATTTCAACCAACGTCACCTACTATATGTTGCTGACGTACATGCCAAGTTACCTGTCGCACAACCTGCATTATTCCGAAGAACATGGCGTGCTGATTATTATCGCCATCATGATTGGGATGCTGTTTGTGCAGCCGATGATTGGCCTACTGAGTGACCGTTATGGCCGCCGTCCGTTTATTGTCTTCGGTAGCGTGGCATTGCTTGTTCTGGCGATTCCGGCCTTTATTCTGATTAACAGTAATGTGCTGGGGCTGATATTTGCTGGGTTACTGATTCTGGCGGTGGTGCTGAACTGCTTCACCGGGGTGATGGCTTCGACGCTGCCCGCCATGTTCCCGACGCATATTCGTTACAGTGCGTTAGCCAGTGCCTTTAATATTTCGGTACTGGTTGCGGGTGTGACCCCAACGGTTGCGGCGTGGTTAGTGGAATCCACCGAAAACCTGATGATGCCCGCTTATTATCTGATGGTGGTGGCGGCTATCGGTCTGATTACCGGTCTGACGATGAAAGAGACGGCGAATAAGCCGCTGAAAGGCGCAACGCCTGCGGCTTCTGATATTGCCGAAGCGCGTGAAATTGTTCAGGAACACCACGATAACATCGAGCAAAAAATCGAAGATATCGACCGTGAAATTGAAGAATTACAGGCGAAGCGTACCAACCTGGTAGATCAGCACCCGCGCATCAACGAGTAA
- a CDS encoding methyl-accepting chemotaxis protein has protein sequence MTARTAATQHEYLLDDDTTLMSTTDLKSIITHANDAFVKVSGYELHELTGQPHNLVRHPDMPKAAFADMWFTLQKGEPWTGIVKNQRKNGDYYWVRANVVPVVRNGKTTGYMSIRTRAKPEEIAAVQPLYKALKEGRCQRRLFKGLVIGKTWLGKIPALPLRGRIRLIMSGVFLLMMAASVSLGLGALPVLISALASVLGCLLLEWQIAHPLENVARQALEVATGNQQTVQHLARTDEIGMTLRAIGQLGLMCRWLIHDVSHQVENVRSGSEMLAQGNVELNERTRQSVENVQQTVTTMSQMAVSVQNNSETAAAADKLSSSASQAAAQGGKAMETVVTTMDDIADSTQRIGSITRLINDIAFQTNILALNAAVEAARAGEQGKGFAVVAGEVRNLAQRSATAANDIRKLIDASANKVQSGTIQVHEAGRTMNDIVEQVRNVTQLLGQISHATSEQAEGLSDLTRAVAELDAITQKNAALVEESAEVSAMVKHRATRLEDAVTVLH, from the coding sequence ATGACTGCGCGCACGGCTGCCACACAGCATGAATACCTGCTCGACGACGACACGACATTGATGTCGACCACCGATTTGAAAAGCATCATTACCCATGCGAACGATGCGTTTGTGAAGGTGAGTGGTTACGAACTTCACGAACTCACAGGCCAGCCCCACAACCTGGTGCGCCACCCTGATATGCCTAAAGCCGCCTTTGCTGATATGTGGTTCACCCTGCAAAAAGGCGAGCCGTGGACCGGTATCGTCAAAAACCAGCGCAAAAATGGCGATTACTACTGGGTGCGAGCGAACGTTGTCCCGGTGGTGCGAAACGGGAAAACAACCGGATATATGTCGATTCGCACCAGAGCGAAACCGGAAGAAATTGCCGCCGTCCAGCCGCTGTACAAGGCACTTAAAGAAGGCCGTTGTCAGCGCCGTCTGTTTAAGGGGCTGGTGATCGGTAAAACCTGGCTGGGGAAAATCCCGGCCTTGCCGCTGCGCGGTCGTATTCGTTTGATTATGAGCGGCGTGTTTTTGCTGATGATGGCGGCTTCTGTTTCGCTCGGTCTGGGCGCTCTGCCGGTGCTGATTAGCGCTCTGGCGAGCGTGCTGGGTTGTTTGCTACTTGAGTGGCAAATTGCGCATCCGCTGGAAAATGTCGCTCGCCAGGCGCTGGAAGTCGCAACCGGAAACCAACAGACCGTGCAGCATCTGGCGCGAACCGATGAAATCGGCATGACGTTACGCGCTATCGGCCAGCTTGGGTTGATGTGCCGCTGGCTGATTCATGATGTCAGCCACCAGGTTGAAAACGTGCGCAGCGGGAGTGAAATGCTGGCGCAGGGGAATGTGGAATTGAATGAACGCACGCGCCAGTCCGTGGAGAATGTGCAGCAAACCGTCACCACCATGAGCCAAATGGCGGTATCGGTGCAGAACAATTCAGAAACCGCCGCCGCCGCCGATAAACTTTCAAGTTCTGCGAGCCAGGCCGCAGCGCAAGGCGGGAAAGCGATGGAAACCGTGGTGACGACCATGGACGATATCGCCGACAGCACTCAGCGTATCGGTTCTATTACCCGTCTTATCAATGACATTGCGTTTCAGACAAATATTCTGGCGCTGAACGCGGCGGTGGAAGCCGCACGTGCCGGAGAGCAGGGTAAGGGTTTTGCCGTGGTGGCTGGTGAAGTGCGCAATCTGGCACAGCGTAGCGCGACGGCGGCCAACGATATCCGCAAACTGATTGATGCCAGCGCCAACAAAGTGCAGTCCGGCACCATTCAGGTTCACGAAGCGGGGCGCACCATGAATGATATTGTCGAGCAGGTGCGCAATGTGACGCAGCTTTTGGGGCAGATCAGCCACGCCACTTCTGAGCAGGCCGAAGGGTTGTCTGATTTAACGCGCGCGGTCGCAGAGCTGGACGCTATCACACAGAAAAATGCGGCGCTGGTCGAAGAAAGTGCAGAAGTGTCGGCGATGGTGAAGCATCGGGCGACGCGCCTCGAAGATGCGGTGACGGTGTTGCACTAA
- a CDS encoding NADP-dependent oxidoreductase, translating to MTQSSQINRRVVLTQRPQGMPTDQDLRLEEEPVPQPAAGQLLLRTLYLSLDPYMRGRMDDVESYTPPLAIGDVIGAGTVCRVEKSEHADYKAGDLVLAYTGWQDYALSDGSDVQKLDSNMQHPSYALGLLGMPGFTGYMGLTDIGQPKAGETVVVAAASGAVGSVVGQVAKLLGAKVVGIAGGAEKCRYVTETLKFDACVDHKAPDFAEQLKKACNKGIDVYFENVGGAVFDAVLPLLNTKARVPVCGVISQYNGANSAFEQDRLPLLMGTILKKRLRVQGFIITQDYNDHYPEFFKQMSQWLAEGKIQFREDIVDGLENSVEAFRGLLSGKNFGKVIVKVAE from the coding sequence ATGACGCAGTCGTCCCAAATTAACCGCCGCGTTGTCCTGACGCAGCGCCCGCAAGGTATGCCAACCGATCAGGATCTTCGCCTGGAAGAAGAGCCCGTTCCACAGCCCGCAGCAGGCCAGTTGCTGCTGCGCACACTCTATTTATCCCTCGACCCGTATATGCGCGGGCGCATGGATGACGTGGAATCCTATACGCCGCCGCTGGCCATTGGCGATGTCATTGGCGCGGGAACGGTGTGCCGGGTCGAAAAATCTGAACACGCGGACTATAAAGCGGGTGATCTGGTGTTGGCCTACACCGGCTGGCAGGATTACGCGTTGTCTGATGGCAGCGACGTGCAGAAACTCGACTCGAATATGCAGCACCCTTCTTATGCACTCGGTTTGCTCGGCATGCCTGGTTTTACCGGTTACATGGGGCTGACGGATATCGGCCAACCGAAAGCCGGAGAAACGGTCGTTGTTGCGGCAGCCAGCGGCGCGGTGGGTTCAGTTGTTGGGCAGGTCGCGAAATTGCTCGGTGCGAAAGTCGTGGGTATTGCTGGTGGTGCTGAGAAGTGCCGTTACGTCACAGAAACGCTGAAGTTTGATGCCTGCGTTGACCACAAAGCGCCAGATTTTGCCGAACAGCTGAAAAAAGCCTGCAACAAAGGCATTGATGTCTATTTTGAAAACGTCGGCGGTGCGGTGTTTGATGCCGTTCTGCCGCTGTTGAACACTAAAGCCCGTGTTCCGGTATGCGGCGTTATCAGCCAGTACAACGGCGCTAACAGCGCTTTTGAGCAGGATCGTTTGCCGTTGTTGATGGGCACCATCCTGAAAAAACGTCTGCGCGTTCAAGGCTTTATTATCACGCAGGATTATAACGACCACTATCCTGAATTCTTTAAACAGATGAGCCAATGGCTGGCGGAAGGTAAAATTCAGTTCCGCGAAGATATTGTCGACGGTCTGGAGAATAGCGTTGAAGCATTCCGCGGCTTATTAAGCGGTAAGAACTTTGGCAAGGTGATTGTGAAAGTCGCCGAATAA
- a CDS encoding LacI family DNA-binding transcriptional regulator, whose product MSTMLEVAKKAGVSKATVSRVLSGKGYVSDATKEQVYKAIEEAGYRPNLLARNLASNKSECIGLVVTNTLYNGSYFSEILSQAAKKLEDNGRQLILVDGKHSAQEEREAIQFLLDLRCDAVIIYPRFLSIDEMDEIIDQYKQPIMVVNRKLRKHQSHCICCDHKGSSYLATKHLIERGHRDIAFITGSMDSPTAIERLAGYKEALNQYAIGINDNFIVQGKWTPASGVSAVESLYQHPNKISAIVASNDEMAIGAIKKLNDLGISVPGEISIIGFDNIPTAPYLSPALSSVKDPVSEMISEVINRLISMLDGGYLSKENIFTSDLLVRNSVIDGPYKK is encoded by the coding sequence ATGTCGACAATGCTAGAAGTGGCAAAAAAAGCCGGTGTCTCAAAAGCCACCGTTTCACGCGTTTTATCCGGCAAGGGATACGTGAGCGACGCCACCAAAGAGCAGGTTTATAAAGCCATTGAGGAAGCAGGATACCGGCCAAATTTACTGGCACGTAATCTGGCGTCTAATAAATCGGAATGTATTGGGCTGGTCGTGACGAACACGTTATATAACGGCAGCTATTTCAGCGAAATACTTTCTCAGGCCGCCAAGAAATTAGAAGACAACGGTCGCCAGCTTATTCTGGTGGACGGTAAGCACAGCGCCCAGGAAGAACGGGAAGCCATTCAATTTTTGCTCGATTTACGTTGTGATGCGGTGATTATTTATCCGCGCTTTTTATCCATTGATGAAATGGATGAAATTATCGATCAATACAAACAGCCCATCATGGTAGTGAATCGAAAATTAAGAAAACACCAAAGCCACTGTATTTGTTGTGACCATAAAGGTTCCAGCTATCTGGCCACCAAACATCTTATTGAGCGCGGTCATCGTGATATTGCTTTTATTACCGGATCGATGGACTCTCCTACCGCGATCGAGCGTTTAGCCGGATATAAAGAAGCGTTAAATCAATATGCTATTGGCATCAACGATAACTTCATCGTGCAAGGAAAATGGACGCCTGCCAGCGGAGTCTCGGCAGTAGAATCGCTGTATCAACACCCAAATAAGATCAGCGCGATCGTCGCCAGTAATGATGAAATGGCGATCGGTGCCATAAAGAAATTAAACGATCTGGGAATTTCGGTTCCCGGTGAAATATCAATTATCGGCTTCGATAATATCCCTACCGCACCTTATCTCTCCCCGGCGTTATCCAGTGTTAAAGATCCGGTCAGCGAAATGATCAGCGAAGTGATCAACCGTTTAATTTCAATGCTGGATGGTGGGTATTTATCCAAAGAGAATATATTTACGTCGGATTTATTAGTGAGGAATTCGGTAATAGACGGGCCGTATAAAAAGTAA
- the ascF gene encoding PTS cellobiose/arbutin/salicin transporter subunit IIBC — translation MAKNYAAVSQSIVDAIGGAGNVGAVTHCMTRLRFVLNDDSIVDTAKLKAINGVLGVVRSENQCQVIIGNTVSQAYAEVLKLLPEGMQPAVPANGKNKITLKRIGAGILDALIGTMSPLIPAIIGGSMVKLLAMILDMTGVFGKGSSTLIILNVIGDGAFFFLPIMVAASAAIKFKTNMSLAIAIAGVLVHPNFVDLMAKAAQGQHVEFMGMSVTAVKYTYTVIPALCMTWILSYIERWVDRITPAVTKNFLKPMLIVLISAPIAIMLIGPLGIWIGTGISSLVYTIHHYLGWLSVAIMGALWPLLVMTGMHRVFTPSIIQTIAETGKEGMVMPSEIGANLSLGGSSLAVAWKTKNPELRQTALAAAASAIVAGISEPALYGVAVRLKRPLIAALISGFVCGAVAGIGGLASHSMASPGLFTSVQFFDPANPMSIVWVFGVMILAVVLSFFLTLLLGFEDIPVEQEQSNEKEPVQPNAVVASASAN, via the coding sequence ATGGCTAAGAATTATGCGGCAGTCTCTCAGTCGATAGTCGACGCAATTGGTGGCGCAGGAAACGTTGGCGCGGTCACGCACTGCATGACGCGTTTGCGGTTTGTGTTAAATGACGACAGCATCGTGGATACCGCGAAACTAAAAGCTATCAATGGCGTGCTGGGTGTTGTTCGCAGCGAAAACCAGTGCCAGGTGATCATCGGTAATACCGTTTCTCAGGCCTATGCTGAAGTGTTGAAACTGTTGCCAGAAGGGATGCAGCCAGCGGTTCCGGCAAATGGCAAAAATAAAATCACCCTGAAACGGATTGGTGCCGGGATTCTCGATGCGCTGATTGGCACCATGTCACCGTTAATTCCGGCGATTATCGGCGGCTCGATGGTAAAACTGCTGGCCATGATTCTGGATATGACCGGTGTATTCGGCAAAGGCTCTTCCACGCTGATTATTCTGAACGTGATTGGCGACGGCGCATTCTTCTTCCTGCCAATTATGGTTGCAGCCTCTGCCGCGATAAAATTCAAAACCAATATGTCGCTGGCGATTGCCATTGCTGGCGTGCTGGTTCACCCAAACTTTGTTGACCTGATGGCGAAAGCCGCCCAGGGCCAACACGTTGAATTTATGGGTATGTCGGTCACGGCGGTGAAATACACCTACACCGTGATTCCTGCGTTGTGCATGACCTGGATTCTGTCGTACATCGAGCGTTGGGTTGACCGTATCACGCCTGCGGTGACGAAAAACTTCCTCAAACCGATGCTGATTGTGCTGATCTCCGCTCCGATTGCCATCATGCTGATTGGCCCGCTGGGTATCTGGATTGGTACCGGTATTTCTTCCCTGGTTTATACCATTCACCACTATTTAGGTTGGTTGTCGGTCGCGATTATGGGTGCGCTGTGGCCGCTGTTGGTGATGACCGGCATGCACCGCGTATTCACACCATCTATTATTCAAACCATTGCCGAAACGGGCAAAGAAGGGATGGTTATGCCATCTGAGATTGGTGCCAACCTGTCGCTGGGTGGTTCATCTTTGGCAGTGGCGTGGAAAACGAAAAACCCTGAACTGCGCCAGACTGCGCTGGCCGCTGCGGCTTCGGCGATTGTGGCGGGTATTTCCGAACCAGCACTTTACGGTGTGGCGGTGCGTCTGAAACGCCCATTAATTGCGGCATTAATCAGCGGCTTTGTCTGTGGTGCGGTGGCCGGAATCGGCGGGCTGGCGAGCCACTCTATGGCGTCACCGGGATTATTTACCAGCGTACAGTTCTTTGATCCGGCAAATCCGATGAGCATTGTATGGGTGTTTGGCGTGATGATTTTGGCTGTGGTGCTCTCTTTCTTCCTGACGTTGTTGCTGGGCTTTGAAGATATCCCGGTTGAACAAGAGCAAAGTAACGAGAAAGAACCGGTACAGCCAAACGCTGTTGTTGCATCTGCAAGCGCAAACTAA
- a CDS encoding 6-phospho-beta-glucosidase has translation MSESIFPKDFLWGGAIAANQAEGAYLEGGKGLTTVDTIPHGKDRLSVKLGIEKRFSLRDDEYYPSHVGIDFYHRYKEDIALMAEMGFTVFRTSIAWSRIYPNGDELTPNAQGIAFYRDMFAECKKQGIEPLVTLCHFDVPMHLVKEYGSWRNRKMVEFFTRYARTCFEAFDGLVKYWLTFNEINILLHSPYSGAGLVFEEGDNKEQVKYQATHHELLASALATKIAHEINPNNQVGCMLAGGNFYPYSCKPEDVWAALEKDRENLFFIDVQARGAYPSYTKRVFREKGITLEIEPGDDEILKNTVDFVSFSYYASRCASADMNDNNSNAANIVKSLKNPHIQASEWGWGIDPLGLRITMNMMYDRYQKPLFLVENGLGAKDVVNEQGEINDDYRISYLREHIKAMADAIDDGIPVMGYTSWGCIDVVAASTGEMSKRYGFVYVDRDDQGNGTLARTRKKSFYWYKKVIASNGADLS, from the coding sequence ATGAGCGAATCTATTTTTCCGAAGGATTTTTTATGGGGCGGTGCGATTGCGGCGAACCAGGCTGAAGGCGCCTATCTTGAAGGCGGCAAAGGGCTGACCACCGTCGATACTATCCCGCATGGCAAAGACCGTTTATCGGTGAAACTGGGTATCGAGAAGCGCTTTAGTTTGCGCGATGACGAATATTACCCAAGCCACGTCGGCATCGATTTCTATCATCGCTACAAAGAAGATATCGCGCTGATGGCCGAAATGGGCTTTACCGTCTTCCGCACTTCCATTGCCTGGAGTCGTATTTACCCGAATGGCGATGAGTTAACGCCAAATGCGCAAGGCATTGCGTTTTACCGCGACATGTTTGCCGAGTGCAAAAAACAGGGCATCGAACCTCTGGTGACGCTGTGTCATTTCGACGTGCCGATGCATCTGGTGAAAGAGTACGGCTCCTGGCGTAACCGCAAAATGGTGGAGTTTTTCACCCGCTATGCGCGCACCTGTTTTGAAGCGTTCGACGGGCTGGTGAAATACTGGCTGACCTTCAATGAAATCAACATTCTGCTGCACAGCCCGTATTCTGGCGCAGGTCTGGTGTTCGAAGAAGGTGATAATAAAGAACAAGTTAAATACCAAGCAACACACCACGAATTACTGGCGAGTGCGCTGGCGACGAAAATCGCCCACGAAATCAACCCGAACAACCAGGTGGGTTGCATGCTGGCGGGCGGGAATTTTTATCCGTACTCCTGCAAGCCTGAAGATGTGTGGGCGGCGCTGGAAAAAGATCGTGAGAACCTGTTCTTTATTGATGTGCAGGCGCGTGGCGCGTACCCGTCTTACACCAAACGTGTGTTCCGCGAGAAAGGCATTACGCTAGAAATCGAGCCGGGTGATGATGAAATTCTCAAGAATACCGTCGATTTTGTTTCGTTCAGCTATTACGCCTCGCGTTGCGCGTCGGCTGATATGAACGATAACAACAGTAATGCGGCAAATATCGTGAAATCCCTGAAAAACCCGCACATTCAGGCGAGCGAATGGGGTTGGGGAATCGACCCGCTGGGTCTGCGTATCACCATGAACATGATGTACGACCGCTACCAGAAACCGCTGTTCCTGGTGGAAAACGGCCTCGGGGCGAAAGATGTGGTCAACGAGCAGGGCGAAATCAACGATGACTATCGTATTAGCTACTTGCGCGAGCACATCAAAGCCATGGCCGACGCCATCGACGACGGCATCCCGGTCATGGGTTACACCTCGTGGGGCTGCATCGATGTAGTCGCGGCATCCACCGGCGAAATGAGCAAACGTTACGGCTTCGTCTATGTCGATCGTGATGACCAGGGCAATGGCACTCTGGCCCGCACGCGCAAAAAATCGTTTTACTGGTACAAGAAAGTGATTGCCAGCAACGGCGCTGATTTAAGCTGA
- a CDS encoding LysR family transcriptional regulator, which translates to MKIKLNQLDILLEVAAQGSIGKAAKALHLTQPAISKTIQEMEAEIGMPILQRSSRGVTLNEYGQVLLRHARDIDRSLHQARDEIDNLLGKAMRQLRVGFTSAASYGPFTNTLIQFQARYPGVKLIVMEGRPQQIHDALENQRLDIAVITTANHTSQNSMYYESLYALSNTVIAGNQHPVTHTTSLKKLMDYPWLDWDEPGEHSILGQVFRRYNLPLPQNIIHCSSPWIMARMMEQTHAVSMWTSVRLRFPGYSPNLRPLVLREVLPASSIGILCPNIARLSTAGNTFMEMLRINTRDWLQDSDALEMVVRV; encoded by the coding sequence TTGAAAATCAAACTAAATCAGTTAGATATTTTGTTGGAAGTTGCTGCGCAAGGCAGCATTGGTAAAGCAGCGAAGGCGTTACACCTCACACAACCCGCCATTTCTAAAACCATTCAGGAAATGGAAGCGGAAATCGGCATGCCGATTCTGCAACGCTCATCACGCGGCGTAACGTTAAATGAGTATGGGCAGGTTTTGCTGCGCCATGCCCGAGACATTGACCGCTCTTTGCACCAGGCACGTGATGAAATCGACAATCTGCTCGGCAAAGCGATGCGCCAGTTACGGGTGGGATTCACCTCTGCCGCCTCTTACGGGCCATTTACCAATACGCTGATTCAATTCCAGGCTCGTTACCCCGGAGTGAAACTCATCGTGATGGAAGGCCGCCCGCAGCAAATTCACGATGCGCTGGAAAACCAACGGTTGGATATCGCCGTGATTACGACGGCCAATCACACCTCGCAAAACAGTATGTATTACGAGTCGCTGTACGCCCTGAGCAACACGGTGATCGCCGGAAATCAGCATCCCGTCACGCACACGACGTCGCTGAAAAAATTGATGGATTATCCGTGGCTGGACTGGGATGAACCGGGTGAACATTCTATTCTTGGACAAGTATTTCGCCGCTACAACCTGCCGCTGCCGCAAAATATCATCCACTGCTCATCGCCATGGATAATGGCACGCATGATGGAACAAACCCACGCGGTGAGTATGTGGACGTCAGTGCGATTGCGTTTTCCAGGCTACAGTCCAAACCTGCGCCCGCTGGTCTTGCGTGAAGTGTTACCGGCCAGCAGTATCGGCATTTTATGCCCGAATATTGCGCGCCTTTCCACGGCTGGAAATACCTTTATGGAGATGCTGCGAATTAACACGCGTGACTGGTTACAAGATAGCGATGCGCTGGAGATGGTGGTGCGGGTTTAA